GAAAGTAAGGGATTGTAGTATAAGTTACTAGTATGAAGCAACCTCCAACATACATCTTTTCTGGACTAATTACTTTTACTCGCAGAGAAAACCAGGTTTGAGTGCTTATGCTGAAGATCCTCAACAGGCTGCAGATTCACTTGCTCCACTCTTGGAAAAAGCAGAGAGTGTTGTTCCGAAGGAATTGCGAAATAAAACACCTGTCAGAGTTGGGGTACTATTCGCTTCTTTCTACTATAGACAAtgcatcaaaattaaattatggaCTTACTTCTTTCAATAATGCTCTTGAAGGCTACTGCAGGTCTTAGAAATTTGGGAACTGAAACGTCAGAACGAATTTTGCAAGCGGTATAAATACCAGCATTGTTCCTTATTAATACTAATGCTAATCAGAAAAAGATTTTCAATCATTTTATAAATACCAGTATAAATCTTAATGATAAGATTTGATTTACTTACATTAAAACTGTCTTCTTGAATTACTtgactaattttaaattttatgttgtCACTTTATTCTGGTTCATTTACACAGGTTAGAGAACTTCTTCAGCACAAAAGCTCACTTAAGTTCCAGCCAGATTGGGTGACTGTTCTTGATGGAACTCAGGAAGGTGCTTTTCAATGGGTATGCCTACTGCAACTTTATATGTTTATCAAACTCTGTTTTCACAACGTTGTTCTGAGCAGAGATAGGCAGTATTATATCTTTTTGAATATTTTGCAAAATTGGCAAGACACCTTTAACAGAGATTTATTGgacattctattttatttttatggtttTACATAGAAATAATAGATAAAgtgtcctttgtttttttttaaattacactAGCTAACATTTTATTTGCAAACTAGATCTTTGAAAGTTGTGGATGTTTTACTGGCCTTGAGTGGCAATGCCCATTCTGGATATTACAATTATAGCCCATGACTTCATGGTAGACATGTTAAAGCTGTCAGACTAATTGTAATGCTTATATAGTTTTGCATTACTTGTTTTTCTGAAATATATGGAAAATTGtttgaaatatatataaatttgatatTTACAGTTCATTTACTTGTGTTGAAGATATGCAGGTTGGAGGGGAAGTGCTATAAAAGATATACAGATAATAGAGCTCCATTTGATATACAAATAATAGAGCTCCATATGCAATTTTGTTATTCTTTCTCTCCCTCACCCTTACTTTCTGCCCAAGTAAATGGACACTTAATTACCTTCTTGTACGTTTTTACTTATCTTACTCTTCAATCTACATCTAGGATTATGTAAGATATTGTAGTGTCAAAAGCTTCAACTGACGTggattttttaattttctatattTGGAGTATCTATCCAAAAATAATTACAGATTAACTATAAATATTGAACAGGTCCTTTGTCTGTTAGCTTTCTCATTTcataattatataatttaatgGTAAGTATAGATTTGAATTAACAAGATATTAAATAGTTATCTAGTATTTAACTACTCAAACATGTAACTTTCTTTCATTCTATTACCTCAAATTTTCTTGTATTCTATCTTATAGCATGTTTGACATTATCAACTCCATCTAGTCATACAAGGTCAACATTGTTGATGCCTTGACTTCCATCTAATATTGTTCTCCTATTTGACATATATGGTTTTTTTTATGTCTTACAAAAGAAATGATTTTTTTAGGTGACAATTAATTATCTATTAGGAAGACTTGGAAAATCTTATGCAAATACAGTTGGAGTAGTTGACTTAGGAGGTGGGTCTGTTCAAATGGCTTATGCCATTTCAGAAGGGGATGATGAAAAGGCTCCAAAAGCCTTGAATGGAGAGGATTCGTACGTACAGAAATTGTTTCTTAAAGGAACTCAATACTACTTGTATGTCCACAGGTATGACCATTTCTTTTAATTGTCAGAACTGATTTTCTCTGTGATGTTACAGAGTTAAATCAGTAATGATTCTGAACTAATTGTGCATTTAAAATCTTAGATCGTCATAGTTGTGTTGTAGGCTAAATTAACTCAATGTCTTCCTTGCAGTTATCTGCACTTTGGTCTATTAGCATCTCGTGCTGAGATTCTGAAAGTCACTGATGAGGGCAACAACTGCATATTGGGTGGCTACCATGGTATATTATATACACATAATTAACATTGTATATTCTAGTCTGCTTATTCTTCTTTTTCCTCCACTTATATTTTGGAAGTAATTTAAtggttattttaaaaataatttcacagTTTTGAAGCATTTTTTCTACTTGTCTTCTATGTTTTCCATTGAGCAAAGCACAATCCAGTAAACTATTTTTGCCATGACATGTTTCCTCTCAATCATAGGAAAGACCATGTTACTTTTGCACTCTCCCgtgtttataaattattttaaaactcatgaATGGGGCTTCATTGTGAATACCACTTCTACGTTTGAATTCTGAAGATTTTTTTTTAGTAGAAACAGCTATACAAGACATTGTTAAATAGCAGACAATGTTACATGTATTTTGTATGGGAAAATATTCTGGTAGGAAGTTGCTCATATTTTTAGCTAGTACATATACCTATTGTGTAGGTTGCGAAGAATCCTACCTGTATCATTTATCAGTTTAAACTAGTAGACACATGTAAGGAACATAGGTGCTTATCACATCTCATCATTATCAAGAAAGCCAAAGTTAGCTGTTCAATTCATTAAGCTGGTCAGTATATCCATGTCCATATTTCTCTACATGATTCCTATCTCTTACATGATCTACTTAACATTAACCAACCTACGACCTGAATTTCCATAGCCTATACTGTATTATAAACCAATTGATGCTGGATGTTTTATTGGATTAACAATCCTTCTGCAGAATGTGAATGTGTGATTCACATATAGCTATAATTTGAGATTATTTTGGTTGTGGATTTTGTACTCGGATTTGCAGTTGCCAACTTGTCATAATTAAGCCACCAAAACTGGAAAATCATATCCATTGATAAGCTATATAAACTTGTCACATTGATAACTTCTCCATGGTTAGTACATCTTCAGTAGCCTAAGCCCTTTTTATCACATCTAGACAAGTTCCATTTTTTGTCACTTGAAAGGGTCATACAAATATGGTGATAAGACATACAAAGCATCTGCCTCATCGTCCGGTGCCAGCTTTTCCAAATGCAAGGACGATGCAATTAAGGCTCTTAGGAACAATGAACCAGCCTGCACGCACATGAAGTGTACATTTGGTGGCATCTGGAATGGTGGGGGTGGAGATGGGCAGAAAAATTTATTTGTAGCATCTTTCTTCTTTGACCGTGCTGCCGAGGTAACACTCTTACACAATGTTTTTCTTACAACTCAAATGTATACACGGCTGGTCCTCCACAAGTTCATATCTTCGTCTCGTCCTCATCAGGTTGGTTTTATAGATCGCGACAAGCCAATGAGTAATGTTAAACCTGCTGACTTCGAGGAGGCCGCAATGCGTGCTTGCCAGTTGAACGTTGAGGATGCAAAGGCAGCCTTTCCTCTTGTTCAAGCGGACAACCTTCCCTACCTGTGCATGGATCTCGCCTACCAGTACGCCTTACTAGTAGATGGGTTTGGTACGTGCATTTAACAACCATGGGCAATTGTTGTTTCGTTATGGTTCCGCAATATGTTCTCAACTCCTATTTCTTATTACCGCAGCCATAGATGCACAGCAAGATATTACACTGGTTAAGCAGGTGCCATACGGTGATGCCTCAGTTGAGGCGGCATGGCCGCTCGGCAGTGCTATCGAAGtagcttcatcatcatcatcataagctTTTGGgataatttcaagtaaattctTGACCTCATATTGCAGGAAGGAGTATTGGGGATATAAATCACAttcttttttgtatttttatttttgcattAAGATTCATTAGCTTATGATGGCGACTTAATAAAAGATATACAGAGCTTCGGTTTATAGATTTTCATGTTCAACTATCGCATTCAAATTGTATGAATTTTATTGTTGATTTGCCATTAACGAGCCCATTCACGTACACCAATCTGTTGATGTACTTCGTCTTTTAGATGTTGACAGAAATTGttggagcttctcttcctagttgcTAGTCAagttgcttgtatgttagggtccGTTTACTTGAGAGGAAGGGGAGTTTTGTTTGTGAATTTAAATTTCTCTGCGAAACCTTTTCACTAAAAAATTATTCGTCAAGTCCTCCCTCATCGATGATAGTAAACACAACCCCATAAGGGAATGATACTACTACAAACTCCGACACGTGTTCTTTCTGGAAGGCCTTTTCACGTCAACAACTCGATGGGGAAAGATTAAACTAACAAAATTCACATTTCTCACACACTACACGCGTCATACACATTTCGGTTCATCGAACCAATTTAAAGCCACCTATGAACATTCTGATTCAATGAACCAATGTAATCTCAAACCAAATCGAACCGGGCGGTCCATGCTCACGTCGCGGTCAAAAATCTCCGACACGAGTTAGTCGCGTCACGTGGTTCACGTGAGCGTTCCAGATCGCCAGCTCGGCGTGGAATCTTTTGCAGATAGAGGTCCGCCGAACCAGCGGTCTACTTCCACCACGTGTCTCGGTTGGTCCACCTGCGGTTGGTCGACCTTGGATTATGCACTCCGTGACATCAGCCTGATAGCGACACGTTCAACGTATCCATACCTGTTTTGACTGCTGAACCGAACAGGCCTTTGACGGTTTGACCCTTCCGATTCGGCACGTTTGCAACGAAGCTTCCTTCCCGGCTTCCTCCCATTCGCCACGTGGCGCTTTCTTGAGCCGCAAGATCCACGTTCCAACGCCACTAGATTTCGCTCTCGTTGCCGCTTTATATCTACTCCGCTCTCGCCTGCTTCATTCGCCGTCAAATTCAgcggaaaaaaaaagagaggggAGAACCGGAGAAGCTTAGAGACTTCGATTAAGAGAAGAAATGGGAGTGGTGGCGAGGAGGAGAGACGCGGAGGCGGAACTGAACCTGCCGCCGGGGTTCCGCTTCCACCCGACGGACGAGGAGCTCGTCGTGCACTACCTCTGCAGGAAGACAGCCAGCCAGCGACTGCCAGTGCCGATCATCGCGGAGGTCGACCTCTATAAGTACAACCCGTGGGATCTTCCAGGTAGGAGCTCAATTAAAAATCCCATTTTAATGGTAATTTTCTTGCGTTTAGCTTTCGATTTGTGCTAATTGATGGCGGCGATGAGCAGAGAAGGCGCTGTTCGGGCAGCGGGAGTGGTACTTTTTCACGCCGAGGGACCGGAAGTACCCGAACGGGTCGCGGCCGAACCGGGCCGCTAGGAGCGGGTACTGGAAGGCAACGGGCGCCGACAAGCCGGTGGCGGCGCCAGGGACCGGCAAGGCGGTGGCGATCAAGAAGGCCCTGGTCTTCTACCACGGCAAGGCGCCGCGGGGCGTTAAGACGGACTGGATCATGCACGAGTACCGGATCGCCGACTCGAATCGCTCTCCGACCAAAAAGGGCGGCGGCGGCCTGCGAGTAAGTCACCACGCCAtcttaaaaatcaaatttttactCCAATTCTCGCTGGAAAATACAATTTCGAAAAAACTAAACTAAGAAGGATCGTTCTTGATTCCAGTTAGACGATTGGGTGCTGTGCCGGTTGTACAACAAGAAGAACAGCTGGGAGAAAATGCAGAACCCCAAAACCGAGGCCGCCGCTGAGTCATCGGAGACCAACTCCGACAGCCTTCGAACCCCAGAATCCGACATCGAGCACGAAGGCTTCCCTCCCGACCTCGACGATCTAATGCAATATCGCCCGTCTGAAGTCCACAGTGGATTCGATCAATTTCTGACGCTGGACGAAAAGCAGCTCAAGGAGGAGACCGACTGGATGTTCCTGGACGACTTACACACTCCGTTCGCCGGCATCGAATCCATTGATGTGCTGAACCAGTCAGACT
This genomic stretch from Zingiber officinale cultivar Zhangliang chromosome 7A, Zo_v1.1, whole genome shotgun sequence harbors:
- the LOC122002551 gene encoding probable apyrase 1; translated protein: MKRARQESIPDKIHRYRAVVLAVTVPLFLLSLFLFLMPRTPTTIAVVRTKQRPGGYAGSKSYAVIFDAGSSGSRVHVYCFDENLNLMHIGDELELFEQRKPGLSAYAEDPQQAADSLAPLLEKAESVVPKELRNKTPVRVGATAGLRNLGTETSERILQAVRELLQHKSSLKFQPDWVTVLDGTQEGAFQWVTINYLLGRLGKSYANTVGVVDLGGGSVQMAYAISEGDDEKAPKALNGEDSYVQKLFLKGTQYYLYVHSYLHFGLLASRAEILKVTDEGNNCILGGYHGSYKYGDKTYKASASSSGASFSKCKDDAIKALRNNEPACTHMKCTFGGIWNGGGGDGQKNLFVASFFFDRAAEVGFIDRDKPMSNVKPADFEEAAMRACQLNVEDAKAAFPLVQADNLPYLCMDLAYQYALLVDGFAIDAQQDITLVKQVPYGDASVEAAWPLGSAIEVASSSSS
- the LOC122002553 gene encoding NAC domain-containing protein 67-like, producing MGVVARRRDAEAELNLPPGFRFHPTDEELVVHYLCRKTASQRLPVPIIAEVDLYKYNPWDLPEKALFGQREWYFFTPRDRKYPNGSRPNRAARSGYWKATGADKPVAAPGTGKAVAIKKALVFYHGKAPRGVKTDWIMHEYRIADSNRSPTKKGGGGLRLDDWVLCRLYNKKNSWEKMQNPKTEAAAESSETNSDSLRTPESDIEHEGFPPDLDDLMQYRPSEVHSGFDQFLTLDEKQLKEETDWMFLDDLHTPFAGIESIDVLNQSDSYFPSTFSPLSKSSLPPF